A genome region from Brachymonas denitrificans includes the following:
- the aroE gene encoding shikimate dehydrogenase — MPDTSSPLPARYGVIGHPVSHSRSPWIHARFAGQTGQQLSYIAIDSPVDGFAATLERLRGEGYGGANVTVPFKLEAFAAADVRSARAELAQAANTLIWREQAGQWRLHADNTDGAGLMRDIRHNAGVPLAGRHVLLLGAGGASAGVLGALLAEAPASVTVANRSVDKAGHLVQLHASVAAEHGVALRACSLAAVLDDAPPHDPSLSDAFDIILNGTASSLGGAPLLLPRRRFAPGALACDMMYGAAALPFLQHAQACGATPRDGLGMLVEQAALAFALWRGVTPDTAPVLAELRALVDAPAAGKPA, encoded by the coding sequence ATGCCTGATACTTCCTCCCCCCTGCCGGCACGCTATGGCGTGATCGGCCATCCGGTCAGCCACAGCCGCTCGCCCTGGATCCATGCGCGCTTTGCCGGGCAGACCGGGCAGCAGCTCAGCTACATCGCCATCGACAGCCCGGTAGACGGCTTTGCCGCCACGCTGGAACGCCTGCGCGGTGAAGGCTACGGCGGTGCCAACGTGACGGTGCCGTTCAAGCTGGAAGCCTTTGCCGCCGCCGACGTACGCAGCGCGCGGGCCGAACTGGCGCAGGCTGCCAATACCCTGATCTGGCGCGAGCAAGCCGGACAGTGGCGTCTGCATGCCGACAACACCGACGGCGCCGGCCTGATGCGCGACATCCGCCACAACGCCGGCGTGCCGCTGGCGGGGCGCCATGTGCTGCTGCTGGGTGCGGGCGGCGCTTCCGCCGGCGTGCTGGGCGCGCTGCTCGCGGAAGCCCCCGCCAGCGTGACGGTGGCCAACCGCAGCGTGGACAAGGCCGGGCATCTGGTGCAACTGCATGCATCGGTCGCTGCGGAGCATGGCGTCGCCCTGCGCGCCTGCAGTCTGGCGGCCGTTCTGGACGACGCACCGCCGCACGACCCAAGCCTTTCGGACGCCTTCGACATCATCCTCAACGGCACCGCCAGCAGCCTGGGCGGGGCACCGCTGCTGCTGCCCCGGCGCCGCTTCGCCCCGGGTGCGCTTGCCTGCGACATGATGTACGGTGCCGCCGCCCTGCCCTTCCTGCAGCACGCGCAGGCCTGCGGCGCCACGCCGCGCGACGGCCTCGGCATGCTGGTGGAGCAGGCGGCGCTGGCCTTCGCCCTGTGGCGTGGCGTGACGCCGGACACGGCACCGGTGCTGGCCGAACTGCGCGCCCTGGTCGATGCCCCGGCCGCCGGAAAGCCCGCGTGA
- a CDS encoding ribonuclease catalytic domain-containing protein yields MFAMFEDSGKFLAGRILSQADSSSQIELDSGKRVKVKHAHIVLSFDKPAPAELLAQAQALSQEVDVQLLWEFAPEEEFTFIDVARDYFQDPPSLVEQAATLLALFHAPHYFRRAGGVKGRFRKAPAEIVQQALAAIEKKARIQAQIDAWAAELVQGQCPEPIREQLYRILFKPDKNAPEYKAVVHASKEAQMAPLDLLQRAGAIHSPYEFHWQRFLFEHFPKGTGFPALQPALIDDSELPLAGVQAFSIDDSSTTEIDDALSVSGLGSGRVTLGIHIAAPGLAVQPGDAIDAVARQRMSTVYMPGYKITMLPHDVVQHYTLGAGQPRPALSFYATFDEATLELQGTESRIERVPVVDNLRLDQLEKVVTAEWLSAPADSPEPQAQLQTHRPALAFLWRLAQQLKARREIVRGKPETFTRPDFNFRLLRDESLKETPPDGSETVVIEMRQRGAPLDLMVSEAMILVNHHWGQMLANGGIPGIYRSQAALAPGVKVRMGTKALPHAGLGVPCYAWSTSPLRRYVDLLNQWQLIAAIRHGATAALAAPFKPKDAALFGIISGFDACYTGYNAYQASMERFWTLLHVQRHGITELDCSVIKDGLVRANTLPLVINVIGADGLPRNAQVRVRLGGVNLMALDVNGSVIARLDDDGQATLPSDESEDDTMELDAGPLHIAVDVNEPEADGTPGQTV; encoded by the coding sequence ATGTTTGCAATGTTCGAAGATTCCGGCAAGTTCCTCGCCGGCCGCATCCTGTCCCAGGCGGACAGTTCCTCCCAGATCGAGCTGGATTCCGGCAAGCGCGTCAAGGTCAAGCACGCGCATATCGTGCTCAGCTTCGACAAGCCCGCTCCCGCCGAACTGCTGGCCCAGGCACAGGCGCTGAGCCAGGAGGTGGATGTGCAGCTGCTGTGGGAATTTGCCCCCGAAGAAGAATTCACCTTCATCGACGTGGCCCGCGACTACTTCCAGGATCCGCCGTCGCTGGTGGAGCAGGCCGCCACGCTGCTGGCCTTGTTCCACGCGCCGCACTATTTCCGCCGTGCCGGCGGCGTGAAGGGCCGCTTCCGGAAGGCGCCGGCCGAGATCGTGCAGCAGGCGCTCGCCGCCATCGAGAAGAAGGCCCGCATCCAGGCACAGATCGACGCCTGGGCCGCCGAACTGGTGCAGGGCCAGTGCCCCGAGCCGATCCGCGAGCAGCTCTACCGGATCCTGTTCAAGCCGGACAAGAACGCGCCCGAGTACAAGGCCGTGGTGCATGCCTCGAAAGAGGCACAGATGGCCCCGCTCGACCTGCTGCAGCGCGCCGGCGCCATCCACTCGCCCTACGAGTTCCACTGGCAGCGCTTCCTGTTCGAGCATTTTCCCAAGGGCACCGGCTTTCCGGCGCTGCAGCCCGCGCTCATCGACGATTCGGAGCTGCCGCTGGCCGGGGTGCAGGCCTTCTCGATCGACGATTCCAGCACCACCGAGATCGACGATGCGCTGTCGGTGAGCGGACTGGGCAGTGGCCGCGTCACGCTCGGCATTCATATCGCAGCGCCAGGCCTGGCCGTGCAGCCGGGCGACGCCATCGACGCAGTGGCGCGCCAGCGCATGTCCACCGTCTACATGCCGGGCTACAAGATCACCATGCTGCCGCACGATGTGGTGCAGCACTACACCCTGGGCGCCGGCCAGCCGCGCCCGGCGCTGTCGTTCTACGCGACCTTCGACGAAGCCACGCTGGAACTGCAGGGCACCGAGAGCCGCATCGAACGGGTGCCGGTGGTCGACAACCTGCGGCTGGACCAGCTGGAAAAGGTCGTCACCGCCGAATGGCTGTCGGCTCCGGCCGACAGCCCCGAGCCGCAGGCGCAACTGCAGACGCATCGCCCGGCACTGGCCTTCCTCTGGCGCCTGGCACAGCAATTGAAGGCACGGCGCGAGATCGTGCGCGGCAAACCCGAAACCTTCACCCGCCCCGATTTCAACTTCCGCCTGCTGCGCGACGAATCGCTCAAGGAAACGCCGCCGGACGGCAGCGAAACCGTGGTGATCGAAATGCGCCAGCGCGGCGCACCGCTGGACCTGATGGTGTCGGAAGCGATGATTCTGGTGAACCACCACTGGGGCCAGATGCTGGCCAACGGCGGCATTCCGGGCATTTACCGCAGCCAGGCGGCACTCGCGCCCGGCGTGAAGGTGCGCATGGGCACCAAGGCACTGCCGCACGCCGGCCTGGGCGTGCCGTGCTACGCCTGGAGCACCTCGCCACTGCGCCGCTATGTCGACCTGCTGAACCAGTGGCAGCTGATCGCCGCCATCCGCCACGGCGCCACTGCAGCCCTGGCCGCACCGTTCAAGCCCAAGGATGCTGCCCTGTTCGGCATCATCTCCGGCTTCGACGCCTGCTATACCGGCTACAACGCCTACCAGGCCAGCATGGAACGCTTCTGGACGCTGCTGCACGTGCAGCGCCACGGCATCACCGAGCTGGACTGCAGCGTGATCAAGGACGGCCTGGTGCGCGCCAACACGCTGCCGCTGGTGATCAACGTGATCGGTGCCGACGGGCTGCCGCGCAATGCGCAGGTGCGCGTGCGCCTGGGTGGCGTCAACCTGATGGCGCTGGATGTGAATGGCAGCGTCATCGCCCGGCTGGACGATGACGGCCAGGCCACCCTGCCCTCCGACGAGTCCGAGGACGATACCATGGAGCTTGACGCCGGTCCGCTGCATATTGCCGTGGACGTGAACGAGCCCGAAGCCGACGGCACTCCGGGCCAGACCGTCTGA
- a CDS encoding helix-turn-helix transcriptional regulator — MTEYAAVAQHDRVAQPFMDFPWEPQAITVADYFGEPGSAPRRRTAMQRSNEIVGEFFQRFGIRHAALSGVENSYGLAWMGFHRIQIDEPFSFDDTENIKFELPAHLYRWQKKHLQRLPKQTSRVSLTPLTRREMEVCVRNVRGEAPKAIARDLELSVHYVRELIQRARGKLGVAGRKLTESDLMQLPPGN; from the coding sequence GTGACGGAATATGCAGCCGTGGCGCAGCACGACCGCGTGGCGCAGCCATTCATGGATTTCCCGTGGGAGCCGCAAGCCATCACGGTGGCCGATTACTTCGGCGAGCCCGGCAGCGCGCCGCGCCGTCGCACGGCCATGCAGCGCTCCAACGAAATCGTGGGCGAGTTCTTCCAGCGCTTCGGCATCCGGCACGCCGCGCTCTCTGGCGTGGAAAACTCCTATGGGCTGGCCTGGATGGGTTTTCACCGCATCCAGATCGACGAGCCTTTCTCCTTTGACGATACCGAAAATATCAAGTTCGAACTGCCCGCCCATCTCTACCGCTGGCAGAAAAAACACTTGCAGCGCCTGCCGAAGCAGACCAGCCGCGTCTCCCTGACGCCGCTGACCCGGCGCGAGATGGAGGTGTGCGTGCGCAATGTGCGCGGCGAGGCGCCCAAGGCCATTGCACGCGACCTGGAACTGAGCGTGCATTACGTGCGCGAGTTGATCCAGCGTGCCCGCGGCAAGCTGGGCGTGGCCGGGCGCAAGCTGACCGAAAGCGACCTGATGCAGCTGCCGCCCGGCAATTGA
- a CDS encoding YqiA/YcfP family alpha/beta fold hydrolase, with translation MSTAVAPVSHVLYLHGFRSSPRSAKALHVGAWMAQHRPDVQWCSPQLPPSPAAAMALLQALTDGWPQAGSLVIGSSLGGFYAAAMAARKGWRSLLLNPAVHPARDLARYIGDNTAWHAPEEHFYFSPAYIGELEAIEAETLALEQQRADAGTRAPAWALICEGDEVLDWREMTARYAHARQTVLAGNDHAISDFDLHWPELARQTGLQLF, from the coding sequence ATGAGCACAGCTGTCGCACCCGTCAGCCATGTGCTCTACCTGCACGGCTTCCGCTCTTCGCCGCGCTCGGCCAAGGCGCTGCATGTGGGGGCCTGGATGGCGCAGCACCGACCCGACGTGCAGTGGTGCAGCCCGCAACTGCCACCCTCTCCTGCTGCCGCCATGGCCCTGCTGCAAGCGCTGACGGACGGTTGGCCACAGGCAGGCAGCCTGGTCATCGGCTCCTCGCTGGGCGGCTTCTACGCGGCGGCCATGGCGGCACGCAAGGGCTGGCGCAGCCTGCTGCTCAATCCCGCCGTGCACCCCGCGCGCGACCTGGCCCGTTACATCGGTGACAACACGGCCTGGCATGCGCCCGAGGAACACTTCTACTTCAGCCCGGCCTACATCGGCGAACTGGAAGCGATTGAGGCGGAAACGCTGGCACTGGAACAGCAGCGCGCGGACGCCGGCACCCGGGCTCCGGCCTGGGCCCTGATCTGCGAGGGGGACGAGGTGCTCGACTGGCGCGAAATGACGGCGCGCTACGCCCATGCACGCCAGACCGTGCTGGCGGGCAATGACCATGCCATCAGTGATTTTGATTTGCATTGGCCGGAGCTGGCGCGGCAGACCGGCCTGCAGCTTTTCTGA
- a CDS encoding M61 family metallopeptidase, with protein sequence MPKNKPSSAAGAPLHYLVSAPEPHTHLFHVTLRVAEPQIRQEVSLPVWIPGSYLVREFSRHLQCLSATQDGKPCPVRQLDKQRWQIGCLPGAPLELRYQVYAHDDSVRTAWLDAARGFFNPTSLCLQVSGQTHVPHLIEVLSPDKSWRLATGLTPRNTGKRGFGSYLAPDYDTLADSPFEMGNFWSADFDVCGIPHRFVIASPPPAFDGERLLADTRRICEAAMRFWHGDKPGKSVPFERYVFLLRTVDEGYGGLEHLNSTALIAGRKHLPRPGETPGDDYTTLLGLISHEYFHAWNVKRLRPAELVPYNYSRENYTDLLWFFEGFTSYYDDLLLLRAGCIDAAGYLRLLNKAVDSVQASPGRFIHSLAQSSFEAWTKYYRQDANTPNITVSYYTKGALLGLCLDLTLRQEGRTTLDAVMRTLYQRCYARQKPLRGLSEADVAAVLQELGGRSFARELRDWVHGTAELPLEKLLRRAGVRIVQTPAPLARQWGLRCKEGASISVLGVARGGVAEAAGMAAGDEWLGIELEEADVAKGSHAAWRVGNLADVQAYLPPGRKPQERSCTALVARDRMLLRLPLTLPAAPEQQWKLEPGAGARKKSAERQKVWPWA encoded by the coding sequence ATGCCCAAGAACAAGCCCTCTTCTGCGGCCGGTGCGCCGCTGCACTACCTCGTTAGTGCGCCCGAGCCCCATACCCACCTGTTCCACGTCACACTGCGGGTGGCCGAACCGCAGATCCGGCAGGAAGTCAGCCTGCCGGTGTGGATTCCCGGCAGCTATCTGGTGCGCGAGTTCAGCAGGCACCTGCAGTGCCTCAGCGCCACGCAGGACGGCAAGCCCTGCCCCGTGCGCCAGCTCGACAAGCAGCGCTGGCAAATCGGATGCCTGCCGGGTGCTCCGCTGGAACTGCGCTACCAGGTCTACGCGCATGACGATTCGGTACGCACCGCCTGGCTGGATGCCGCCCGCGGCTTCTTCAACCCCACCAGTTTGTGCCTGCAGGTCAGCGGCCAGACCCATGTGCCGCACCTGATCGAAGTGCTCTCCCCCGACAAGTCCTGGCGCCTCGCCACCGGCCTGACGCCGCGCAACACCGGCAAACGCGGCTTCGGCAGCTATCTGGCGCCCGATTACGACACCCTGGCCGACAGCCCGTTCGAGATGGGCAACTTCTGGAGCGCGGATTTCGACGTGTGCGGCATCCCGCACCGCTTCGTCATCGCCAGCCCGCCGCCGGCCTTCGACGGCGAGCGCCTGCTGGCCGACACCCGCCGCATCTGCGAAGCCGCCATGCGTTTCTGGCATGGCGACAAGCCGGGCAAGTCCGTGCCCTTCGAGCGCTACGTATTCCTGCTGCGCACCGTCGACGAAGGCTACGGCGGCCTGGAACACCTGAACAGCACCGCCCTGATCGCCGGCCGCAAGCATCTGCCGCGCCCCGGCGAAACGCCGGGCGACGACTACACCACGCTGCTCGGCCTGATCAGCCACGAATATTTCCACGCCTGGAACGTCAAGCGCCTGCGCCCGGCCGAACTCGTGCCCTACAACTACAGCCGCGAGAACTACACCGACCTGCTCTGGTTCTTCGAGGGTTTCACCAGCTACTACGACGACCTGCTGCTGCTGCGCGCCGGCTGCATCGACGCGGCCGGCTACCTCAGGCTGCTCAACAAGGCGGTGGACAGCGTGCAGGCCTCGCCCGGCCGTTTCATCCACAGCCTGGCGCAATCCAGCTTCGAGGCCTGGACCAAGTACTACCGCCAGGACGCAAACACCCCCAACATCACCGTCAGCTACTACACCAAGGGCGCGCTGCTCGGCCTGTGCCTGGACCTCACGCTGCGCCAGGAAGGCCGCACCACGCTCGATGCCGTGATGCGCACGCTCTACCAGCGTTGCTACGCCCGGCAGAAGCCACTGCGCGGCCTGAGCGAGGCCGACGTGGCCGCCGTGCTGCAGGAACTGGGTGGCCGCAGCTTTGCGCGCGAACTGCGCGACTGGGTTCATGGCACGGCCGAACTGCCGCTGGAGAAGCTGCTGCGCCGCGCCGGCGTGCGCATCGTGCAGACGCCGGCACCGCTGGCACGCCAGTGGGGACTGCGCTGCAAGGAAGGCGCCAGCATCAGCGTGCTGGGCGTGGCTCGTGGCGGCGTGGCCGAGGCGGCCGGCATGGCTGCAGGGGATGAATGGCTGGGCATCGAACTGGAGGAGGCGGACGTGGCCAAGGGCAGCCATGCGGCCTGGCGCGTCGGCAACCTGGCCGACGTGCAGGCGTATCTGCCGCCCGGCCGCAAGCCGCAGGAGCGCAGCTGCACTGCCCTCGTCGCGCGCGACCGTATGCTGCTGCGCCTGCCGCTGACGCTGCCGGCCGCGCCCGAACAGCAATGGAAACTCGAACCCGGTGCCGGCGCGCGCAAGAAATCCGCCGAGCGCCAGAAAGTCTGGCCATGGGCATGA
- a CDS encoding DUF3429 domain-containing protein, translated as MLPEHSRTFIRAIAYLGTIPMVIMALLMWLVHDELHGFVAAALASYGGIVVAFLGGIHWGIGLRAGVNAPKLHFIWGAFAAFAGWFGVLMHPAAGMPFLALMFVICYVVDDRTWERAGLSEWLTVRFHATVLAVMSCLAGAAGSM; from the coding sequence ATGCTTCCTGAACACAGCCGTACCTTCATCCGCGCCATCGCCTATCTGGGAACCATCCCGATGGTGATCATGGCCCTGCTGATGTGGCTGGTGCATGACGAACTGCACGGCTTCGTCGCTGCGGCGCTGGCGAGCTACGGCGGCATCGTGGTGGCGTTTCTCGGCGGCATCCACTGGGGCATCGGCCTGCGTGCCGGCGTCAACGCGCCCAAGCTGCACTTCATCTGGGGCGCCTTCGCCGCCTTTGCCGGCTGGTTCGGCGTGCTCATGCACCCCGCTGCCGGCATGCCCTTCCTGGCCCTGATGTTCGTCATCTGCTACGTGGTGGATGACCGCACCTGGGAGCGCGCCGGCCTGAGCGAATGGCTCACCGTGCGCTTCCACGCCACCGTGCTGGCGGTGATGAGCTGCCTGGCCGGAGCCGCCGGCTCCATGTAA
- a CDS encoding DsbC family protein, whose protein sequence is MNKPLFARPLILSLAALALFGCKESDAQESTIRKNLAARLPQLAKIDEVSKTPMPGLYEVRVDGTEIFYTDAKGDFLLNGSLLDTKTRRDLTHERTQKLTAIDFKALPLQDAFVTTRGNGARKVAVFADPNCPYCHRFEADLAKVNNVTVYTFLLPILGEDSMTKSRNIWCAKDRSKTWASWMLNRATPPAASCDTAALRRNVAFAEKYRITGTPAMVFSNGKRVPGAIPTAQIEKLLAESK, encoded by the coding sequence ATGAACAAGCCCCTGTTTGCCCGTCCGCTCATCCTGTCCCTCGCCGCCCTGGCCCTGTTCGGCTGCAAGGAATCCGACGCGCAGGAAAGCACCATCCGCAAGAACCTCGCCGCACGCCTGCCGCAGCTCGCCAAGATCGACGAAGTGAGCAAGACACCCATGCCCGGCCTGTACGAAGTGCGCGTGGACGGCACCGAGATCTTCTACACCGATGCCAAGGGCGACTTCCTGCTCAACGGCTCGCTGCTCGACACCAAGACGCGCCGCGACCTGACGCATGAACGCACGCAGAAGCTCACCGCGATCGACTTCAAGGCGCTGCCGCTGCAGGATGCCTTCGTCACCACGCGCGGCAACGGCGCGCGCAAGGTCGCCGTGTTTGCCGATCCCAACTGCCCCTATTGCCACCGCTTCGAGGCCGATCTGGCCAAGGTCAACAACGTCACCGTCTACACCTTCCTGCTGCCCATCCTGGGCGAGGATTCGATGACCAAGTCGCGCAACATCTGGTGCGCGAAAGACCGCAGCAAGACCTGGGCGAGCTGGATGCTGAACCGCGCCACGCCACCCGCTGCCAGCTGCGACACCGCCGCGTTGCGCCGCAACGTGGCCTTCGCCGAAAAATACCGCATCACCGGAACGCCGGCCATGGTGTTCAGCAACGGCAAGCGCGTGCCCGGCGCCATCCCCACCGCACAGATCGAGAAACTGTTGGCAGAAAGCAAATAA
- a CDS encoding FAD-dependent monooxygenase: protein MAYSSHDVCIRGSGIVGRTLALLLARHRLRVGLVESPAPAGNQPDIRAYAINHRSQRLLAGLKCWPGAERATPVLQMRVLGDGHAKTVFDASRMEQEAMTWIADVPTLEHMLQQACQYQSGIDVITAEQADAAPAPLTVVCEGKHSSTRQQLGVDYDVTPYGQTAIATRATLDAPHLQIAWQWFNQSGSESDILAFLPLDGPEGREVAIVWSVDRNRVGDLLALDDAAFAAHLQNAAHLQPSDAPNVVAVQRRVAWPLQLGLARRWVGSRIGADGVTRHNWALAGDAAHSVHPLAGQGLNLGLADVALLDQIIGGRPYWRSPGDMRLLRQYERARKAETAPLIAGMDGIQRLFSHNAAGVRQLRNLGMSLFERSGPVKDWVARRAMD, encoded by the coding sequence ATGGCCTACAGTTCTCACGACGTCTGCATTCGCGGCAGCGGCATCGTCGGCCGCACCCTCGCCCTGCTGCTGGCACGCCACCGCCTGCGCGTGGGGCTGGTCGAATCGCCCGCGCCCGCCGGCAACCAGCCGGACATCCGTGCCTACGCCATCAACCACCGCTCCCAGCGCCTGCTCGCCGGCCTCAAGTGCTGGCCCGGCGCCGAGCGTGCCACCCCTGTGCTGCAGATGCGCGTGCTCGGCGATGGCCATGCCAAAACCGTGTTCGATGCCTCGCGCATGGAACAGGAAGCCATGACCTGGATCGCCGACGTGCCCACGCTGGAGCACATGCTGCAGCAGGCCTGCCAGTACCAGAGCGGCATCGACGTGATCACGGCCGAGCAGGCCGATGCCGCTCCGGCGCCGCTTACCGTGGTCTGCGAGGGCAAGCACAGCAGCACGCGCCAGCAACTCGGCGTGGACTACGACGTCACCCCCTATGGCCAGACCGCCATCGCCACCCGCGCCACGCTGGATGCCCCCCACCTGCAGATTGCCTGGCAGTGGTTCAACCAGAGCGGCAGCGAAAGCGACATCCTGGCCTTCCTGCCGCTGGACGGACCGGAAGGCCGCGAAGTAGCCATCGTCTGGTCGGTGGACCGCAACCGCGTCGGCGACCTGCTGGCGCTGGACGACGCCGCCTTCGCCGCCCACCTGCAGAACGCCGCCCATCTGCAGCCCAGCGATGCCCCCAACGTGGTTGCCGTGCAGCGCCGCGTGGCCTGGCCGCTGCAGCTCGGGCTGGCGCGCCGCTGGGTCGGCAGCCGCATCGGCGCCGACGGCGTCACGCGCCACAACTGGGCGCTGGCCGGCGATGCCGCCCACAGCGTGCACCCGCTGGCCGGCCAGGGCCTGAACCTGGGCCTGGCCGACGTCGCCCTGCTGGACCAGATCATCGGCGGCCGCCCCTACTGGCGCAGCCCCGGCGACATGCGCCTGCTGCGCCAGTACGAACGCGCGCGCAAGGCCGAAACCGCCCCGCTGATCGCCGGCATGGACGGCATCCAGCGCCTGTTCTCCCACAACGCCGCCGGCGTGCGCCAGCTGCGCAACCTCGGCATGAGCCTGTTCGAGCGCAGCGGCCCGGTGAAGGACTGGGTGGCCCGCCGCGCCATGGACTGA